A genome region from Sardina pilchardus chromosome 22, fSarPil1.1, whole genome shotgun sequence includes the following:
- the g6pc1a.2 gene encoding glucose-6-phosphatase catalytic subunit 1, protein MTTALMDHMQGYGVLTTEYLQTNYKEAQGWFLWVSWAADLRNTFFVFFPLWFHLKESVGIKLIWVAVIGDWLNLVFKWILFGERPYWWVHETSYFGDSKPHIEQYPMTCETGPGSPSGHAMGAAGVYYAMVTALLTIALSKKKKRSSTKGMYLRGALWTFFWAVQVCVCLSRVFIAAHFPHQVFAGVFTGMAVAEAFNRVQWIYSASMKKYFGVTLFLTSFAVGFYVLLKAVGVDLLWTLEKAQTHCINPAWVHMDSTPFASLLRNMGTLFGLGLGLHSPLRTETKKSSGTTYRAGCVIASLLLLHLFDSIKPPTHTAALFYLLSFCKSATVPLATVSIIPYCVSSLTNMNKKHL, encoded by the exons ATGACGACGGCGCTCATGGACCACATGCAGGGTTACGGGGTGCTCACCACTGAGTACCTGCAGACCAACTACAAGGAGGCGCAGGGGTGGTTCCTCTGGGTGTCCTGGGCCGCGGACCTGCGGAACACGTTCTTCGTCTTCTTCCCACTCTGGTTCCACCTGAAGGAGTCGGTCGGCATCAAGCTCATCTGGGTGGCCGTCATCGGAGACTGGCTCAACTTGGTCTTCAAATG GATTCTGTTTGGAGAGAGGCCATACTGGTGGGTCCACGAAACCAGCTACTTTGGAGACTCAAAACCGCACATCGAGCAATACCCCATGACATGTGAGACCGGCCCAG GAAGTCCATCAGGTCATGCCATGGGAGCAGCGGGGGTCTACTACGCCATGGTAACCGCCCTCCTCACCATCGCTCtcagcaagaagaagaagaggtcgTCCACCAAGGGCAT GTATCTGCGTGGCGCTCTCTGGACCTTCTTCTGGGCCGTccaggtgtgcgtgtgtctgtccagGGTCTTCATTGCTGCTCACTTCCCTCACCAAGTCTTCGCTGGAGTTTTCACAG GCATGGCTGTGGCCGAGGCCTTCAACCGAGTGCAGTGGATCTACAGCGCCAGCATGAAGAAGTACTTCGGCGTCACGCTCTTCCTCACCTCCTTCGCCGTGGGCTTCTACGTGCTGCTGAAGGCCGTGGGCGTGGATCTGCTGTGGACCCTGGAGAAGGCCCAGACCCACTGCATCAACCCGGCCTGGGTGCACATGGACAGCACGCCCTTCGCCAGCCTCCTGCGCAACATGGGCACGCTGTTCggcctgggcctgggcctgcACTCGCCTCTGCGCACCGAGACCAAGAAGAGCAGTGGCACCACCTACAGGGCCGGATGCGTCATTGCATCcctgctcctgctgcacctGTTTGACTCCATCAAGCCTCCCACCCACACCGCCGCCCTCTTCTACCTGCTCTCCTTCTGCAAGAGCGCCACCGTCCCCCTGGCAACCGTCAGCATCATCCCTTACTGCGTCTCGAGTCTGACGAACATGAACAAGAAGCACCTCTAA